In Stenotrophomonas sp. 169, one DNA window encodes the following:
- a CDS encoding LacI family DNA-binding transcriptional regulator gives MTRSRKAIRRKASAITIDDVAAHAGVSAMTVSRVINGHAGVREGNRERVMRSVQELDYRPNLAASALAAAQHTCIALIYTNPSSSYLRELLVGALRGSTRSAAQLVIASWDELDSQARREAARQLSITVSGVILPPPLCETKAIVDVFVNAGIPVVSIASSHFSDVISCVRIDDRQASRDVMSHLLAHGHTRIGYITGDPNQTASAHRWQGYRDALADADIGYDPTLVQPGYFTYRSGLEAAERLLSLDQPPSAIFASNDDMASAVVSVAHRRGMDVPGDLSVIGFDDTSASTMVWPELTTLHQPVAEMADSAVDILLREIRRTPSAGRVAVNQVLAHRLITRASVSRPLLSPVRRPSQKASQRD, from the coding sequence TTGACTCGCAGCCGAAAAGCCATCCGTCGCAAGGCGAGCGCCATCACCATCGACGACGTCGCCGCGCATGCAGGCGTATCGGCGATGACCGTTTCGCGGGTCATCAATGGCCATGCCGGCGTGCGCGAAGGCAACCGCGAGCGGGTGATGCGCAGCGTGCAGGAACTGGACTACCGGCCCAACCTTGCTGCCAGCGCGTTGGCCGCGGCGCAACACACCTGCATCGCATTGATCTACACCAATCCCAGCTCCAGCTATCTGCGTGAACTGCTGGTCGGCGCGCTGCGTGGGTCTACCCGGTCAGCGGCGCAACTGGTGATCGCCAGCTGGGATGAGCTGGACAGCCAGGCACGTCGGGAAGCGGCACGGCAGCTTTCCATCACGGTCTCGGGCGTGATTCTTCCACCCCCCCTGTGCGAAACAAAGGCCATCGTCGATGTATTTGTCAACGCCGGTATTCCCGTGGTCTCCATTGCGTCCAGTCATTTCAGCGACGTGATTTCCTGCGTGCGCATCGATGACCGCCAGGCCAGCCGTGACGTGATGTCGCATCTGCTCGCCCACGGGCACACGCGCATCGGCTACATCACGGGCGATCCAAACCAGACGGCCAGTGCACATCGCTGGCAAGGGTACCGGGACGCCCTGGCTGACGCCGATATCGGCTACGACCCCACCCTTGTCCAGCCCGGCTACTTCACCTACCGCTCGGGACTGGAGGCGGCCGAACGACTATTGAGCCTGGATCAGCCGCCCAGCGCGATCTTCGCCAGCAACGATGACATGGCATCGGCGGTTGTTTCAGTGGCGCACCGTCGCGGCATGGACGTACCGGGTGATCTGTCGGTGATTGGTTTCGATGACACCTCCGCGTCCACGATGGTGTGGCCGGAGCTGACCACGCTGCATCAGCCGGTGGCCGAGATGGCAGACAGCGCGGTAGACATCCTGCTGCGGGAGATTCGTCGTACGCCTTCCGCCGGACGTGTCGCCGTCAATCAGGTGCTTGCGCACCGATTGATCACGCGCGCTTCCGTATCCAGGCCGCTGCTGTCCCCTGTGCGCCGGCCATCGCAGAAAGCATCGCAACGCGACTGA
- a CDS encoding TonB-dependent receptor, giving the protein MSRTLAKFTSRAMFTFVGGILVINPAFAQDAATPTPAAQQRGQSSPTELDAVQVTGIRNSLSQAMDIKRDSAGVVDAISAEDIGKFPDTNLAESLQRITGISIERRDGEGAQVTARGFGPQFNMVTLNGRQMPGADAFGASGQVAIGGVDGGTRAFNFAQLAAEAINGIEVYKTSQANVPSGGIGATINILTARPLAHDGTVASAGAKVVSDQSQPFGDDLTPELSGLFSYSNPEKTFGVGVSASYQKRKGGSVQATNNYWNIQPWTGTLPGNPTVVNAPAVGALYGRPNDLRYAFSEFERERINGQAVLQFVPTDAVTLTLDYTYSTNEITENRGEQGMWLQNSNYTDVTFDTSGAVATPIYLREIAGTKDFGLEQQRSMQKYKLGSLGFNALWNVTDRFKLSFDAHDSKNESRPNDPLTGGGSIFSSIAGTNNCTTGPHCGGSWVQEMNFNNGLPVGTQVWYPSTADALAKINGVVNPGFVPGEIGSQVLRINSQTQVSEIKQGRVDGEWSFDKGRFQFGVDSSKQTTHRIQAAENYNTLGDWGVANVDGDVANGLMDLLQPVNIVGLFDDFSANTFTAWRGDAGRLAQWAANNYGASLGVSPQRAADNLVEEKTKSAYFQVELDGELGGLRTNTRLGVRYETTDVVSTSVIAIPEAIEWQSNNDFRVVLSDEQQPFTEKNSYSYVLPNLDFSIDLMDDLKGRVSFGKSIARAPIGNLYAGPTAQQPFGSVLIDPSSRASGTAQNPQLKPLESDNLDMALEWYFADASYVSVTYWNKRVANFIGNTVVQENLYGLRDPTAGPDAQAALAFLTSGACATQVGAANAGACNANDTALFTALALLRNNPGGLGAYNGTDAQVLATEAAYDLYGTAADPLYQFNVNRPINQNDSKLNGWELGGQYFFGDTGFGVLANYTIVNGDVGYNDAGDPNIDQFSLTGLSDTANAMLMYEKYGWSVRLAWNWRDQYLILANQGTSRNPYYVEAYDQWDLSVNYTLDEHWSFGLEAINLTGEDVRWRSRTSQMIVKLADQSPRYMLGVRYRF; this is encoded by the coding sequence ATGAGCCGGACGCTGGCGAAGTTCACCTCCAGGGCCATGTTCACCTTCGTCGGCGGCATCCTGGTCATCAATCCCGCATTTGCGCAGGACGCCGCGACGCCGACACCGGCGGCCCAGCAGCGGGGCCAGTCGAGCCCGACCGAGCTGGACGCCGTGCAGGTCACCGGCATCCGCAACAGCCTCAGCCAGGCGATGGATATCAAGCGCGATTCGGCCGGCGTGGTGGATGCGATCAGTGCGGAGGACATCGGCAAGTTCCCCGACACCAATCTCGCCGAATCCCTGCAGCGCATCACCGGCATTTCCATCGAACGTCGTGATGGTGAAGGTGCGCAGGTCACCGCGCGCGGCTTCGGCCCGCAGTTCAACATGGTCACCCTCAACGGGCGCCAGATGCCGGGTGCCGATGCATTCGGTGCGTCCGGACAGGTCGCCATCGGCGGTGTCGACGGCGGTACCCGGGCCTTCAACTTCGCCCAGTTGGCTGCTGAAGCCATCAATGGCATCGAGGTCTACAAGACCAGCCAGGCCAACGTGCCCAGCGGTGGCATTGGTGCCACCATCAACATCCTGACGGCGCGACCGCTCGCTCATGATGGCACCGTCGCCAGTGCCGGTGCGAAGGTGGTCTCCGACCAGAGCCAGCCGTTCGGCGACGACCTGACGCCGGAACTGTCCGGCCTCTTCAGCTACAGCAACCCGGAAAAGACCTTCGGCGTTGGCGTGAGCGCCAGCTACCAGAAGCGCAAGGGTGGCTCGGTGCAGGCTACCAACAACTATTGGAACATCCAGCCATGGACCGGCACGCTGCCGGGTAACCCGACCGTGGTCAATGCGCCGGCAGTGGGCGCGCTGTACGGTCGGCCGAACGATCTTCGCTATGCGTTTTCCGAGTTCGAGCGCGAGCGCATCAACGGCCAGGCCGTGCTGCAGTTCGTGCCGACCGACGCGGTGACGCTGACCCTGGACTACACCTATTCGACCAACGAGATCACCGAGAATCGTGGCGAACAGGGCATGTGGCTGCAGAACAGCAACTACACCGATGTCACGTTCGACACCAGCGGTGCGGTGGCCACGCCGATCTACCTCCGTGAGATCGCGGGGACCAAGGATTTCGGGCTGGAACAGCAGCGCAGCATGCAGAAGTACAAGCTGGGATCGCTTGGCTTCAATGCGCTGTGGAATGTCACCGATCGGTTCAAGCTGAGCTTCGACGCGCACGACTCGAAAAACGAAAGCCGCCCGAACGACCCGCTCACCGGGGGCGGCTCCATCTTCAGCAGCATCGCCGGCACCAACAACTGCACCACCGGACCGCATTGCGGCGGATCGTGGGTCCAGGAAATGAACTTCAACAACGGCCTGCCGGTGGGCACCCAGGTCTGGTACCCGAGCACGGCCGATGCCCTCGCCAAGATCAACGGCGTGGTCAACCCGGGTTTCGTGCCGGGCGAGATCGGTTCGCAGGTGCTGCGCATCAATTCGCAGACCCAGGTCAGCGAGATCAAGCAGGGTCGCGTCGACGGTGAGTGGAGCTTCGACAAGGGGCGCTTCCAGTTCGGCGTGGACTCGAGCAAGCAGACCACCCACCGCATCCAGGCGGCGGAAAACTACAACACCCTGGGCGACTGGGGCGTGGCCAACGTGGACGGCGATGTTGCCAACGGCCTGATGGACCTGCTGCAGCCGGTCAACATCGTCGGACTGTTCGACGACTTCAGTGCCAACACCTTCACCGCCTGGCGCGGCGACGCCGGCCGTCTCGCCCAGTGGGCGGCGAACAACTATGGCGCCAGTCTCGGCGTGAGCCCGCAGCGCGCCGCCGATAACCTGGTCGAAGAGAAGACCAAGTCGGCCTACTTCCAGGTCGAGCTGGACGGCGAGCTGGGCGGTCTGCGTACCAATACCCGTCTGGGCGTGCGCTATGAAACCACCGATGTGGTGTCGACTTCAGTCATCGCCATCCCGGAGGCCATCGAATGGCAGTCCAACAATGACTTCCGCGTGGTGTTGTCTGACGAACAGCAGCCGTTCACTGAGAAGAACAGCTACAGCTACGTCCTGCCCAACCTCGACTTCAGCATCGACCTCATGGACGACCTGAAGGGCCGCGTCTCGTTCGGCAAGAGCATCGCGCGCGCGCCGATCGGCAACCTGTACGCAGGCCCGACCGCGCAGCAACCGTTTGGTTCGGTGCTGATCGATCCGTCTTCGCGGGCAAGTGGCACTGCACAGAACCCGCAACTGAAGCCGCTGGAGTCCGACAACCTCGACATGGCGCTGGAGTGGTACTTCGCGGATGCGAGCTACGTATCGGTCACTTACTGGAACAAGCGGGTCGCCAACTTCATCGGCAACACCGTCGTCCAGGAAAACCTGTACGGCCTGCGGGATCCCACCGCCGGTCCCGATGCACAGGCGGCGCTGGCGTTCCTCACCAGCGGCGCCTGCGCTACCCAGGTCGGTGCGGCCAATGCGGGGGCCTGCAACGCCAACGACACCGCGCTGTTCACCGCCTTGGCGCTGCTGCGCAACAACCCGGGCGGGTTGGGTGCCTACAACGGGACGGACGCGCAGGTCCTGGCCACCGAAGCGGCCTACGATCTGTATGGCACGGCGGCGGACCCGCTGTACCAGTTCAACGTCAACCGACCCATCAACCAGAACGATTCCAAGCTGAATGGCTGGGAGCTCGGGGGGCAGTACTTCTTCGGCGACACCGGCTTCGGCGTGCTCGCCAACTACACCATCGTCAACGGTGACGTGGGCTACAACGACGCGGGTGATCCGAACATCGACCAGTTCTCGCTCACTGGCCTCAGCGACACCGCCAATGCCATGCTGATGTACGAAAAGTACGGCTGGTCGGTACGTCTGGCATGGAACTGGCGTGACCAGTACCTGATCCTGGCCAACCAGGGCACCAGCCGCAACCCCTACTATGTGGAAGCGTATGACCAATGGGATCTCAGCGTGAACTACACGCTGGATGAGCACTGGTCCTTCGGCCTGGAGGCGATCAACCTGACCGGCGAAGACGTACGCTGGCGCTCGCGCACCTCGCAGATGATCGTGAAGCTGGCGGACCAGAGTCCACGTTACATGCTCGGCGTTCGTTACAGGTTCTGA
- a CDS encoding cupin-like domain-containing protein yields the protein MPDAVAMRTLEGLDPTALPLEALVDAGEPVVLRGIARDWGLVQAGLRGPQEAMAYLRRFDAGSPVPYSYGDASIEGRPFYNADFTALNVEVRRGGLTEVLDAIADHLDSPSPPTYYVASLPVARALPGFAEHNTAGLAGQGIDAPASIWIGNRVTASCHYDTPENLAYCAVGRRRFTLFPPEQIDNLYPGPMEPTPGGQVVSVVDFERPDFDLHPRFADALASAQTAELEPGDALFIPSLWWHHVRSLEPFNVLVNYWWRRSPSVLASPLPALQHAMWALRDLPPREKQAWAAIFDYYVFGPAERAGQHLPEAARGELAPFDTTQARRMRARLLALLNR from the coding sequence GTGCCGGACGCCGTCGCCATGCGCACCTTGGAAGGCCTGGATCCCACGGCGCTGCCGTTGGAGGCCCTGGTCGACGCTGGCGAACCGGTGGTGCTGCGCGGCATCGCGCGCGACTGGGGACTGGTGCAGGCCGGCTTGCGCGGCCCCCAGGAGGCCATGGCCTACCTGCGTCGTTTCGACGCCGGCTCGCCTGTCCCGTACTCCTACGGCGATGCCAGCATTGAAGGACGACCGTTCTACAACGCGGACTTCACCGCGTTAAACGTCGAGGTCCGGCGCGGCGGGCTGACAGAAGTGCTGGACGCGATCGCCGACCACCTCGATTCGCCCAGCCCGCCGACCTACTATGTTGCCTCGCTGCCGGTCGCGCGGGCGCTGCCGGGATTTGCGGAGCACAACACCGCCGGGCTGGCGGGGCAGGGCATCGATGCCCCGGCCAGTATCTGGATCGGCAACCGGGTAACCGCCTCCTGCCATTACGACACCCCGGAAAACCTGGCGTACTGCGCGGTCGGCCGTCGCCGGTTCACCCTGTTCCCACCCGAGCAGATCGACAACCTCTACCCGGGTCCGATGGAGCCTACCCCCGGCGGGCAGGTGGTCAGCGTGGTGGATTTCGAGCGTCCGGATTTCGACCTGCATCCGCGTTTCGCCGATGCACTGGCAAGCGCGCAGACCGCGGAGCTGGAGCCCGGTGATGCGCTCTTCATTCCAAGCCTGTGGTGGCACCACGTGCGCAGCCTGGAACCGTTCAACGTGCTGGTGAACTACTGGTGGCGCCGTTCGCCAAGCGTGCTCGCCTCGCCTCTACCGGCACTGCAGCATGCGATGTGGGCCCTGCGCGATCTACCACCGCGTGAGAAACAGGCCTGGGCGGCGATCTTCGATTACTACGTATTCGGCCCCGCCGAGCGCGCCGGGCAGCACCTGCCCGAAGCCGCCCGGGGTGAGCTGGCACCGTTCGACACGACCCAGGCGCGGCGCATGCGTGCCCGGCTCCTGGCGCTACTCAACCGCTGA
- a CDS encoding tryptophan halogenase family protein — protein MNAVNTTQGRIRKVVIAGGGTAGWLAGCALAHQFRDQLDIVLVESEQIGTVGVGESTVPPIRMFHRFLQIDEQEFLRAVAGTFKLSISFENWRRPGDRFIHPFGTIGQGTWATPFHHFWLDSLRRGMPSDLGDFCLESAASLEDRFSLQTQPQVSYAYHFDASLYARFLRGKAEANGLRRVEGNIREVRQHAHDGAVASLVLEDGQVIEGDLFIDCTGFRGLLTEQTLHTGYEDWHEWLPSDRAVAVQTESVNPPVPYTRAIAHEAGWRWHIALQHRVGCGLVFSSRHMSDDEAQAKLLRDIDGRPLRDPWLVPFRSGRRLKAWNKNVVALGLASGFIEPLESTSIHLTISAVVRLIQLFPLEGISPSLMDLYNDVSRQEMEHVRDFIILHYHANQRDEPMWKACREMTLPESLQVRLRAWRERAHVWQDPGELFRVDSWTSVLTGQGIQPGPPHPLARAISDTDLRTLLDRIRRPVQHELAKMPSQAAFIERYCNASPEAWQRSMAVT, from the coding sequence TTGAACGCTGTGAACACAACACAAGGACGGATCCGGAAAGTCGTCATCGCCGGCGGGGGCACGGCCGGCTGGCTGGCCGGCTGCGCGCTGGCGCACCAGTTCCGCGATCAGCTGGACATCGTCCTGGTGGAGTCGGAGCAGATTGGTACGGTCGGCGTCGGCGAATCCACCGTGCCGCCCATCCGGATGTTCCACCGATTCCTGCAGATTGATGAGCAGGAGTTCCTGCGCGCGGTGGCCGGCACCTTCAAGCTGTCGATCTCGTTCGAGAACTGGCGTCGTCCCGGGGACCGTTTCATCCATCCTTTCGGGACCATCGGCCAGGGCACCTGGGCCACGCCGTTCCATCATTTCTGGTTGGACAGCCTGCGCCGGGGCATGCCCTCGGACCTGGGCGACTTCTGCCTGGAAAGCGCGGCCTCGCTGGAAGACCGGTTCTCGCTGCAGACCCAGCCGCAGGTCAGCTACGCTTATCACTTCGACGCCAGCCTCTACGCTAGGTTCCTGCGGGGCAAGGCCGAAGCAAACGGCCTGCGGCGGGTGGAAGGCAATATCCGTGAAGTCCGTCAGCACGCGCATGACGGCGCGGTGGCATCTCTGGTGCTGGAAGACGGGCAGGTCATCGAGGGCGACCTGTTCATTGACTGCACCGGATTCCGCGGCCTGTTGACCGAGCAGACCCTGCATACCGGCTATGAAGACTGGCACGAATGGTTGCCCAGCGATCGTGCCGTTGCGGTGCAGACCGAGTCGGTGAATCCACCGGTCCCGTACACGCGCGCCATCGCACACGAAGCCGGGTGGCGCTGGCATATCGCGCTCCAGCACCGGGTCGGCTGTGGGCTGGTGTTCTCCAGCCGCCACATGTCCGATGACGAAGCGCAGGCCAAGCTGCTGCGTGACATCGACGGCCGGCCGCTGCGCGACCCGTGGCTGGTGCCGTTCCGCAGTGGGCGTCGGCTGAAGGCATGGAACAAGAACGTGGTGGCGCTGGGGCTTGCCAGCGGGTTCATCGAGCCGTTGGAATCCACCAGCATCCACCTGACCATCAGCGCGGTGGTGCGCCTGATCCAGTTGTTCCCGCTGGAGGGCATCAGCCCGTCGTTGATGGACCTGTACAACGATGTCAGCCGCCAGGAAATGGAGCACGTGCGCGACTTCATCATCCTGCATTACCACGCCAACCAGCGCGACGAACCGATGTGGAAAGCGTGCCGCGAGATGACGCTGCCCGAGTCGCTGCAGGTCCGCCTGCGCGCGTGGCGCGAGCGTGCCCACGTCTGGCAGGACCCCGGCGAACTGTTCCGTGTCGACTCCTGGACCAGCGTCCTGACGGGGCAGGGCATCCAGCCGGGACCGCCGCATCCGCTGGCGCGTGCCATCAGTGATACGGATCTGCGGACGCTGCTGGATCGCATCCGGCGACCGGTGCAGCACGAGTTGGCGAAGATGCCGTCACAGGCCGCGTTCATTGAACGCTACTGCAACGCCTCGCCAGAAGCATGGCAACGGAGCATGGCCGTGACATAG
- the xylB gene encoding xylulokinase, translated as MDLVAGIDAGTQSLKVLVYDPAGRCVVGSASTPLALASDADGSREQQPADWVAALHGCFAAIDPAVRSRIAALAVSGQQHGFVAVDAAGQALAPAKLWCDTSTSAECGQIMQAVGGRARTIALAGNPVLTGYTASKLPWTKTHRPEAYARLASILLPHDYLNFVLTGQLFCEYGDASGTGWLDVRTRTWSSELLHATDPERDLAACLPRIAGPEEVFDIDPATAAALGLPATVKVAVGGGDNMMAAIGTGCVVPGRLAMSLGTSGTLFAYSDTPVVDPDGAWAAFCSSTGGWLPLICTMNCTVATEQVAAAFGFSTRDGDAHLRATPPGADGLVMLPFLNGERTPDLPLGKAVLAGLDTTNMTPAHVYRAAMEGATYSLKYGFDAFVRAGMQFERIVLTGGGSNSAQWRQLVADVFGLPVDVPSQSEGAAFGAALQALWALGHARGDAASITDIANQHVALDPLRSARPDPACTQAYATAYARFLRHLDAITPLYRDASPSTPHPAQRQEDPS; from the coding sequence ATGGATCTGGTTGCCGGAATCGACGCAGGGACACAAAGCCTCAAGGTGCTGGTCTATGACCCCGCCGGGCGCTGCGTGGTCGGCAGCGCCAGCACACCGTTGGCCCTTGCCAGCGACGCCGACGGCAGTCGGGAGCAACAGCCGGCCGACTGGGTTGCGGCACTGCACGGCTGCTTCGCTGCGATTGATCCTGCGGTGCGCTCGCGCATTGCCGCGCTGGCCGTTTCAGGCCAACAGCACGGCTTCGTCGCGGTCGATGCAGCAGGGCAGGCGCTGGCTCCGGCCAAGTTGTGGTGCGATACCAGCACCTCGGCCGAATGTGGGCAGATCATGCAGGCGGTAGGTGGCAGGGCGCGCACCATCGCATTGGCCGGAAACCCGGTCCTTACCGGCTACACCGCGTCCAAGCTGCCCTGGACGAAGACCCACCGCCCTGAAGCCTACGCCCGGCTTGCCAGCATCCTGCTGCCGCACGATTACCTCAATTTCGTGTTGACCGGACAGCTTTTCTGCGAATACGGGGATGCGTCCGGCACGGGTTGGCTGGATGTGCGCACCCGCACCTGGTCGAGCGAACTGCTGCACGCGACCGATCCCGAACGCGATCTTGCGGCCTGCCTGCCGCGCATCGCCGGGCCCGAAGAAGTGTTCGACATCGACCCCGCCACAGCCGCTGCATTGGGCCTGCCGGCGACGGTCAAGGTGGCCGTCGGCGGCGGCGACAACATGATGGCGGCCATCGGCACCGGCTGCGTGGTACCGGGGCGCCTGGCCATGAGCCTGGGCACCTCGGGCACGCTGTTCGCCTACTCCGACACGCCCGTGGTCGACCCGGACGGGGCATGGGCGGCGTTCTGCTCGTCCACCGGCGGCTGGCTGCCGCTGATCTGCACGATGAACTGCACCGTGGCGACCGAGCAGGTCGCGGCCGCTTTCGGCTTCAGCACGCGCGATGGCGACGCCCACCTGCGCGCCACGCCGCCCGGTGCCGACGGGCTGGTGATGCTGCCGTTCCTCAACGGCGAGCGCACGCCGGACCTGCCGCTCGGCAAGGCCGTGCTGGCGGGCTTGGACACCACCAACATGACCCCGGCGCATGTCTACCGCGCGGCCATGGAAGGCGCGACGTACAGCCTCAAATACGGCTTTGATGCCTTCGTTCGTGCGGGCATGCAGTTCGAACGCATCGTGCTGACCGGCGGCGGCAGCAACAGCGCGCAGTGGCGGCAACTGGTGGCTGATGTGTTCGGCCTGCCGGTGGACGTACCCAGCCAGTCTGAAGGTGCCGCCTTCGGTGCGGCGCTGCAGGCGCTGTGGGCACTCGGACACGCGCGCGGCGATGCCGCCTCGATCACCGACATTGCCAACCAGCACGTCGCGCTCGACCCGCTGCGCTCTGCACGCCCGGACCCGGCATGCACCCAGGCCTATGCCACGGCCTACGCACGGTTTCTTCGACATCTCGATGCCATCACGCCGCTGTATCGCGACGCATCCCCCTCAACACCGCACCCCGCACAACGACAGGAAGACCCATCATGA
- the xylA gene encoding xylose isomerase, producing the protein MSTQPFIGAKEYFPGIGRIPFEGRGSDNPLAFKVYDADKIVGGKTMQEHLRFAVCYWHTFCNAGHDPFGPGTRHFPWEAGSPMASAEAKLDAAFEFFTKLGVPYWCFHDIDLAPDADDVGAYEKNLKHMVRLAKVRQEATGVKLLWGTANLFSHPRYMNGASTNPDFAVVARAAVQVKAALEATVELGGEHYVFWGGREGYAGLANTQMKREVDHLARFLTMARDHGRSIGLKGNFLIEPKPMEPMKHQYDFDSATVVGFLKEHGLDQDFKLNIEANHATLSGHTFEHDLQVASDHGLLGSIDANRGNAQNGWDTDQFPTDLYDTVGAMLVVLRQGGLEGGLNFDAKVRRESTDLEDLFIAHVGGMDAFARGLEVAHALLNESPLEQWRKERYASFDSGDGEAFAGGRLSLADLSALGAKGGEPRQISGKQERYENLINQYLLR; encoded by the coding sequence ATGAGCACCCAGCCCTTCATCGGCGCCAAGGAATACTTCCCCGGCATCGGCCGGATCCCCTTCGAAGGACGGGGCTCGGACAACCCGCTGGCCTTCAAGGTCTATGACGCGGACAAGATCGTCGGTGGCAAGACCATGCAGGAGCACCTGCGCTTCGCGGTCTGCTACTGGCACACCTTCTGCAATGCCGGGCATGACCCGTTCGGCCCGGGCACCCGGCATTTCCCCTGGGAAGCCGGTTCGCCGATGGCCAGCGCCGAGGCGAAGCTTGACGCGGCGTTCGAGTTTTTCACCAAGCTGGGCGTACCGTACTGGTGCTTCCATGACATCGATCTGGCCCCGGACGCCGACGACGTCGGCGCCTACGAAAAGAACCTCAAACACATGGTGCGCCTGGCCAAGGTGCGCCAGGAAGCGACCGGGGTGAAACTGCTGTGGGGCACGGCCAACCTCTTCTCGCATCCGCGCTACATGAACGGTGCGTCCACCAATCCGGACTTTGCGGTGGTGGCGCGTGCCGCCGTGCAGGTGAAGGCGGCGCTGGAAGCGACCGTTGAACTGGGTGGCGAACATTACGTGTTCTGGGGCGGACGCGAAGGCTATGCCGGCCTGGCCAACACCCAGATGAAGCGCGAGGTCGACCACCTTGCACGCTTCCTGACCATGGCGCGCGACCATGGCCGCAGCATCGGCCTGAAGGGCAATTTCCTGATCGAGCCCAAGCCGATGGAGCCGATGAAGCACCAGTACGATTTCGACAGCGCCACCGTGGTGGGTTTCCTCAAGGAGCATGGCCTGGACCAGGACTTCAAGCTCAACATCGAGGCCAACCACGCCACGCTGTCCGGCCATACCTTCGAACACGATCTACAGGTCGCATCCGACCACGGGCTGCTGGGCAGCATCGATGCCAACCGCGGCAACGCCCAGAACGGGTGGGATACCGACCAGTTCCCCACCGATCTGTACGACACGGTTGGCGCGATGCTGGTGGTGCTGCGCCAGGGCGGGCTGGAAGGCGGCCTGAACTTCGATGCCAAGGTGCGCCGTGAATCGACCGATCTGGAAGACCTGTTCATTGCGCACGTCGGCGGCATGGATGCCTTCGCCCGCGGGCTGGAAGTCGCCCACGCACTGCTCAACGAATCCCCGCTGGAACAGTGGCGCAAGGAACGTTACGCCAGCTTCGACAGCGGCGACGGCGAGGCGTTTGCAGGCGGCAGGCTGAGCCTCGCCGACCTGTCCGCGCTGGGTGCGAAGGGCGGCGAGCCCCGGCAGATCAGCGGCAAGCAGGAGCGCTACGAGAACCTGATCAACCAATACCTGCTGCGCTGA